From a region of the Halomonas sp. HL-93 genome:
- the gmk gene encoding guanylate kinase produces the protein MSQGTLFIVSAPSGAGKTSLVRELIDSLDGIQVSVSHTTRARREGEVDGVNYHFTDAATFEAMIECGEFFEYAKVFDNYYGTSRQAAQTILDAGQDVILEIDWQGARQVREQMPEAVSIFILPPSRSELERRLASRGTDEHAIIARRMRDAISEMSHYDEYDYLVVNDDFTTALQELQSLVISRRLARPLMSERHAPLLATLLSQAPGVE, from the coding sequence ATGTCCCAAGGTACACTGTTTATCGTTTCTGCCCCATCGGGGGCGGGTAAAACCAGCCTGGTACGCGAGCTGATCGATAGCCTCGATGGTATTCAGGTGTCGGTATCGCACACCACGCGTGCCAGGCGCGAAGGCGAGGTCGATGGCGTCAATTACCACTTCACCGATGCGGCTACCTTTGAGGCGATGATTGAGTGCGGCGAGTTTTTTGAGTATGCCAAGGTTTTCGATAATTACTACGGCACGTCGCGCCAGGCGGCACAAACGATACTCGATGCCGGCCAGGATGTGATCCTTGAGATTGATTGGCAGGGCGCGCGCCAAGTGCGTGAACAAATGCCCGAGGCGGTATCGATTTTCATCCTGCCGCCGTCGCGCAGTGAGCTTGAACGTCGCCTTGCTAGCCGTGGCACCGACGAGCATGCCATCATTGCGCGGCGCATGCGTGATGCGATCAGCGAAATGTCACACTATGACGAATACGACTACCTGGTGGTCAACGATGACTTCACCACCGCCCTTCAGGAATTGCAGTCGCTAGTCATTAGCCGTCGCTTAGCGCGTCCGTTAATGAGCGAACGCCACGCGCCCTTACTGGCAACGCTCTTGTCACAGGCGCCCGGCGTCGAGTAA
- the rpoZ gene encoding DNA-directed RNA polymerase subunit omega: MARVTVEDCLDHVENRFKLVMISTQRARQLARGTRDSQLAWENDKPTVLALREIAAGLVDHTVLDEPVEAPVRARPAMAPSAQIDD, translated from the coding sequence ATGGCTCGCGTCACCGTTGAAGACTGTCTTGATCATGTCGAAAATCGTTTCAAACTCGTAATGATCTCCACCCAGCGTGCCCGTCAGCTGGCGCGGGGCACCCGCGATTCCCAGCTTGCTTGGGAAAATGACAAACCCACTGTTTTGGCGCTGCGCGAAATTGCTGCGGGTTTAGTTGATCACACGGTACTGGACGAACCAGTTGAAGCGCCTGTTCGCGCTCGTCCAGCGATGGCTCCCAGCGCACAAATCGACGACTAG